The following are encoded together in the Pieris napi chromosome 17, ilPieNapi1.2, whole genome shotgun sequence genome:
- the LOC125057905 gene encoding protein abnormal spindle isoform X1 codes for MFFQIENTPERIRKARKPKVEPQASPKEECPRLTLAPFTRPPTLLFENVVVGTSCERYLELFNPSKEHQVITLNKSLPGLHVDMPEGRVLLDSESCYCLTLVWTPLEVISCRETLRFTNEKRGRFDIVVVLKSILPIKTKSKPSLGKIKKKILKRSPGNINKKKVQLIKKETSEIIKTVNITQTKYKVLVTKNDAEFRDSPPMQNPFETDYTESFNTSEIFPNKYKQPAELYTTYDKPSKNEVTNSLKASNKQNLDNSISDLFDNITFTPLKSLPSKVEKLHQGPKIVCSINSVSDYDDSLDPSESNKENEAHSIVCIATSNAGENRWSYTQPKFIPEFATPKFIEKKVPKTSSPKDVNSPNFSINTDYSRISDTSFFPQRFSTERKSCLKFHSESHDLDEQKLNTDTFTKESPLEQNINQIDTRHLTAIEPRMCRQALFRDQENRLFSDFRSEMRSPPRSISPPLQSIPEESMQLSETFERNDPYMESFAINRTYNKPEKSMNKSSVWSKKAIVKSKPSLLSRESISKINHTFISNTVNQSTVQNLSLSYLPNAYSQSLVTNPFSSLTPFCDEALIRKFEKDFKDWLNYILTPPDLETNIEQKIDIAKVWVENKTDVPTAPTKEKVCSSYHNSHRLDGLRKSARTLLNSPEITAVVKKLDLQIDRELINIREDRSIHLNVGLQKTIMEIILSYNPLWLRIGLEVIYNCILPLKSNSDIVGLTTFVVQRMFRNPLIKNKKSKSAPNMQNPAYVDAVKKSLLKKFFLLVYFLDKAKEKKLISHDPCLFRRNALCKESREILIRFTRELIAAIGDINKHLRPTGYVVTHKQTYLDEYKYGVNNIAVDLRDGVRLTKVSEIILLKDNLMKQLRTPAISRFQKIHNVEVALKALRAENFSIEGEITATDVADGHREKTLSLLWQLIHVFRAPLFEKAANVIQLWWRKKYEVIKEKRRIEEEEMNKNYNAASIIQFWWRQIQNKRRYEQRLYEVTRATIILQKYCRMWLCRTYLVHIKRSVLKIETWYQSMKLIREAKAVLCQRREERRQKSAILIQSQIRRWICMKKYQNIINCTVKIQTLLRRYLARKQYLELRAQTVFIQKRYRNILLTRKLYREYTTLKKATVTLQRRYRAQLLMKQYRTKYNDLRKAVIIIQQRYKAQKRMQAEKSRFDILKRSCVIIQRRFRANCLGKEARKAYIKQRNAAIKIQAKYKAWRTRREFIRLKQAVLTVQCRYRAQKKMHLERSNYILQRNACISIQNFYRSYKLGIQTRATYLKQRIAAIRIQDWYRSCKLSKKSREEYLLLYQAVITLQRRFKAHKAMCIEKSKFDHMKRSSLVIQRYFRAYRLGKETRKKYLIHRNAALNIQNWYRSCKLSKKSREEYLLLYQAVITLQRRYKAHKAMCIEKSKFDHMKRSSLVIQRYFRAYRLGKETRKKYLIHRNAALNIQNWYRSCRKTQQIRNDYIRLIQAAKTLQRQYRAQKKMQIERLKYNRFKNAAITLQRHYRAYRLGKQAQTAYLQQKNAAKIIQNWYRNCKTCNKIKVEYQEKKKACVTIQTTYRSYIVTKNQREQYIQIREATIYIQRFYRSYNETKITRQYYLRLISSVVYVQRMYRSLLAMRKARSQYLIQKKSAIIIQERFRNILAMRKQRAHFLELKTNAIILQACVRGFIERKKYQKFKTAVITIQCMYRLRMTRKLIQQNKEEKAAICIQKNWRRYVAINKYQKNLQRVVLIQRLWRGMIIMRPIRRDFLFKRELISKIQAQMRGYLVRKHFENKRQYLKKEREEQRKHWAASKIQALYKGHKVRSTSDKCLAEIRQRWREGKLHSTQRTLAERIEEAFHTLRTDLFNITAVLEAFRTLELTIVLWPESFAMKASLLIQSVFYFMACTNRSISSVEMLMSGATFLVNLARYHVTGPKSYQRDRISAVLKYMLRFSNIEPNLICRFATYIWLYSKYEFTKKDLTKFLQIPENHKTLIAIKNSTSRMKKMAANSTKPKLTQTLNRSFTSYEKPNFNMSLRNVSRKNTTLLPNLNPDYGIERYEKPRFFLDPEQAIECIFTTYNL; via the exons AACTAAATCTAAACCATCGCTTGGcaagataaaaaagaaaattttaaagagGTCTCCTGGTAACataaacaagaaaaaagtgcaacttattaaaaaagaaacaagtgaaattattaaaactgtcAACATTACtcaaactaaatataaagtgCTGGTCACAAAAAATGATGCAGAGTTCAGAGACTCACCTCCTATGCAAAATCCATTTGAAACTGACTATACAGAGTCTTTTAACACTTCGGAAATTTTTccaaacaaatataaacagCCAGCAGAGTTGTATACTACATATGATAAACCAAGCAAGAATGAAGTAACCAATAGTTTGAAAGCTTCTAATAAACAGAACCTGGACAATTCCATCTCTGATTTGTttgataatataacatttacacCTTTAAAGAGTCTTCCATCCAAAGTAGAGAAGTTGCATCAAGGTCCAAAAATAGTGTGTAGTATCAATTCTGTCAGTGACTATGACGACAGCTTGGATCCTTCAGAATCCAATAAAGAGAATGAAGCTCACTCCATTGTATGTATAGCAACATCAAACGCAGGCGAAAATAGATGGTCGTATACCCAACCTAAGTTTATTCCAGAATTTGCAACGcctaaatttattgaaaaaaaagttcCTAAAACTTCATCACCAAAAGATGTGAACAGCCCCAATTTCTCTATTAATACTGACTACTCGCGCATCAGTGATACGTCGTTCTTTCCTCAACGATTTTCTACTGAAAGGAAATCTTGCTTAAAATTTCATAGTGAAAGTCATGATTTGGATGAACAGAAATTGAATACAGATACATTTACAAAGGAATCGCCCCTTGAGCAAAACATTAACCAAATTGACACACGCCATTTGACAGCCATAGAACCACGGATGTGTAGACAAGCCCTGTTTCGAGATCAGGAGAACAGATTGTTCAGTGATTTCAGGTCGGAGATGAGATCTCCTCCCAGATCTATTTCGCCACCTTTACAGTCAATTCCCGAGGAAAGTATGCAATTGTCTGAAACATTTGAAAGAAACGATCCTTACATGGAATCATTTGCCATCAATCGAACATATAACAAGCCAGAAAAGTCAATGAATAAGTCATCAGTATGGTCAAAGAAAGCTATAGTCAAGTCAAAACCCAGTCTCCTATCCAGGGAATCGATTTCTAAAATTAATCAcacttttatttcaaatacagTCAATCAGAGCACTGTTCAGAATTTATCACTTAGCTATCTCCCAAATGCGTACTCACAGTCCCTTGTGACAAATCCCTTTTCTTCTTTAACTCCCTTCTGCGATGAGGCTTTGATTAGAAAGTTCGAGAAAGACTTTAAAGATTGGCTTAACTATATTCTAACACCACCAGATTTAGAAACTAACATTGAACAGAAAATTGATATTGCCAAGGTGTGGGTTGAAAACAAAACTGATGTTCCCACAGCTCCGACTAAAGAAAAAGTGTGCAGTTCCTATCACAACAGTCATCGCTTAGACGGTCTAAGAAAGTCTGCGAGAACATTACTTAATTCGCCAGAGATAACGGCAGTTGTAAAAAAGTTGGATCTTCAAATCGATCGTGAACTGATTAACATAAGGGAAGATAGAAGCATACACCTCAACGTTGGCCTGCAGAAGACCATCATGGAAATCATCTTGTCCTATAACCCACTCTGGCTGCGTATAGGCTTAGAAGTTATATATAACTGCATATTGCCATTGAAATCCAACAGTGATATTGTGGGATTAACAACATTCGTAGTTCAAAGGATGTTTAGGAATCCactcattaaaaacaaaaaatctaaatcagCGCCAAACATGCAAAATCCTGCGTATGTGGACGCTGTTAAAAAGTCCCTGTTGAAGAAGTTTTTCCTCCTCGTGTACTTCTTGGATAAGGCTAAGGAAAAGAAATTGATATCGCACGATCCTTGCTTGTTCCGACGCAATGCGTTGTGCAAAGAAAGTAGAGAAATATTGATAAGATTCACAAGGGAATTGATAGCAGCAATCGGCGATATAAATAAGCACTTACGTCCAACTGGTTACGTTGTAACTCATAAGCAGACATACCTAGATGAATACAAATATGGCGTCAATAACATTGCCGTAGATCTGAGAGATGGCGTTAGGCTAACTAAAGTCtcggaaattattttattaaaagataatttaatgaaacaatTACGGACCCCAGCTATATCTCGGTTCCAGAAAATACATAACGTCGAAGTGGCTTTGAAAGCTTTGAGAGCGGAGAACTTCAGTATTGAAGGTGAAATTACAGCTACCGATGTTGCCGATGGGCACCGGGAGAAGACCCTATCACTTTTGTGGCAATTGATTCATGTCTTCCGCGCTCCACTGTTTGAAAAAGCTGCCAATGTTATACAGTTATGGTGGCGGAAGAAATACGaagttattaaggaaaaaagaAGAATCGAGGAAGAAGAGATGAACAAGAACTACAATGCAGCAAGTATTATTCAGTTTTGGTGGCGCCAAATACAGAATAAGCGTAGATATGAACAAAGACTGTACGAAGTTACTCGCGCCACGATAATTTTGCAGAAATACTGTCGAATGTGGCTTTGCCGAACATATTTGGTGCATATAAAACGCAGCGTATTAAAAATCGAGACCTGGTATCAAAGCATGAAACTTATTCGAGAAGCAAAAGCGGTATTGTGTCAGAGAAGAGAGGAGCGTAGACAGAAATCGGCGATTCTTATCCAGTCGCAAATCAGACGTTGGATTTGCATgaagaaatatcaaaatataattaattgtacgGTCAAAATACAGACACTGCTACGAAGATATTTAGCAAGAAAACAATATCTGGAGCTGAGAGCTCAAAcagtttttatacaaaaacggTATAGAAACATCTTACTAACCCGAAAATTATATCGTGAATACACAACACTTAAAAAGGCAACGGTAACTTTGCAAAGGCGTTACCGCGCTCAACTTTTAATGAAACAGTATAGAACGAAATACAATGATCTGAGGAAAGCCGTTATTATAATTCAGCAACGCTATAAAGCGCAAAAACGCATGCAAGCTGAAAAATCTCgatttgatatattaaaacGTTCCTGTGTTATCATTCAAAGACGTTTCCGAGCGAATTGCTTAGGCAAAGAAGCACGGAAAGCATATATAAAACAGCGCAATGCTGCAATAAAAATCCAAGCAAAATACAAGGCCTGGAGAACTAGGCGGGAATTTATACGTTTGAAGCAAGCAGTTCTTACTGTTCAGTGCAGATACAGAGCTCAAAAGAAGATGCATCTAGAAAgatctaattatattttacagagAAATGCTTGtatttcaattcaaaatttcTATAGATCATATAAACTAGGAATACAAACGCGGGCCACATATCTTAAACAAAGAATTGCAGCTATAAGAATCCAAGACTGGTATAGAAGTTGCAAGTTGAGCAAAAAATCTAGAGAGGAATACTTACTTTTATATCAAGCTGTAATTACATTACAACGACGTTTTAAAGCTCACAAAGCGATGTGTATTGAAAAATCTAAATTCGATCATATGAAACGCTCCTCTTTGGTGATACAAAGATACTTCCGAGCATATCGGTTAGGTAAAGAAACccgtaagaaatatttaatacatagaaATGCTGCATTGAACATTCAAAACTGGTATAGAAGTTGCAAGTTGAGCAAAAAATCTAGAGAGGAATACTTACTTTTATATCAAGCTGTAATTACATTACAACGACGTTATAAAGCTCACAAAGCGATGTGTATTGAGAAATCTAAATTCGATCATATGAAACGCTCCTCTTTGGTGATACAAAGATACTTCCGAGCCTATCGGTTAGGTAAAGAAACccgtaagaaatatttaatacatagaaATGCTGCATTGAACATTCAAAACTGGTATAGAAGTTGTAGAAAAACTCAGCAAATAAGAAACGACTACATACGTCTCATTCAAGCGGCTAAAACGCTACAGAGACAGTACAGAGCTCAGAAGAAAATGCAAATTGAAAGACTAAAATacaacagatttaaaaatgcagCTATTACCCTTCAGAGACATTACCGAGCCTACAGATTAGGTAAACAAGCCCAAACAGCGTATTTGCAACAGAAAAACGCCgctaaaataattcaaaattggTATAGGAACTgcaaaacttgtaataaaataaaagtggaGTATCAAGAGAAGAAAAAAGCCTGTGTTACGATCCAAACAACATACCGGAGTTATATTGTTACGAAGAATCAAAGAGAGCAATATATTCAAATCCGTGAAGCTACAATTTACATTCAAAGGTTCTATCGCTCTTATaacgaaacaaaaataaccaGGCAGTACTATTTGCGACTAATATCATCGGTTGTATATGTCCAGAGAATGTATAGGAGCTTATTGGCTATGAGAAAAGCCAGAAGTCAATATCTAATACAAAAGAAATCGGCCATCATAATACAGGAAAGATTCAGAAATATTCTTGCTATGCGAAAGCAAAGAGCACATTTCCTGGAGCTCAAAACAAATGCTATCATATTACAAGCTTGCGTACGTGGGTTTATTGAGAGAAAGAAGtatcaaaaattcaaaactgCCGTCATAACAATACAATGTATGTATCGTCTAAGAATGACTAGGAAATTAATTcaacaaaataaagaagaaaaagcGGCGATTTGTATACAGAAAAATTGGCGAAGATATGTTGCGATAaacaaatatcaaaaaaatttacaaaggGTAGTTTTGATTCAAAGATTATGGAGAGGAATGATTATAATGAGACCGATTCGTAGGGACTTTTTATTCAAGCGAGAGTTGATTAGTAAAATACAGGCACAAATGAGAGGGTACTTGGTGAGAAAACACTTTGAGAACAAGAGACAGTATTTGAAGAAAGAAAGGGAAGAACAGAGAAAGCATTGGGCCGCATCTAAAATCCAA GCTTTATACAAAGGGCACAAAGTCCGCAGTACCAGCGATAAGTGTTTGGCGGAAATTCGTCAAAGATGGCGCGAAGGGAAACTGCATTCTACGCAAAGGACCCTCGCGGAGAGAATCGAAGAGGCCTTCCATACATTGAGGACAGATCTCTTCAACATAACAGCTgtgttagaagcatttaggaCTTTAG AGCTTACCATAGTGTTGTGGCCCGAATCGTTCGCCATGAAAGCCTCTTTGCTCATACAAAGTGTGTTCTACTTCATGGCTTGTACCAATCGATCCATTTCCAGTGTCGAAATGCTAATGTCTGGAGCTACCTTTCTTGTCAATCTGGCGAGGTACCACGTCACAGGACCGAAGTCCTATcag cGAGATAGAATTTCAGCGGTGTTGAAGTATATGCTGCGATTCAGCAATATCGAGCCTAATTTGATTTGCCGTTTTGCGACTTACATTTGGCTCTATTCGAAATACGAGTTTACAAAGAAG GATTTAACAAAGTTCCTCCAAATACCAGAAAACCATAAAACACTGATCGCAATCAAAAACAGCACCAGCCGAATGAAGAAAATGGCGGCAAATTCAACAAAACCAAAACTGACACAAACGCTAAACAGATCTTTTACTTCTTACGAAAAACCGAATTTTAATATGAGCCTAAGAAATGTTTCTCGTAAAAATACTACACTTTTACCAAACCTTAATCCTGACTATGGAATCGAAAGGTATGAGAAACCAAGATTTTTCTTGGACCCAGAACAGGCAATTGAATGCATATTTACGAcatataacttataa